Part of the Ursus arctos isolate Adak ecotype North America unplaced genomic scaffold, UrsArc2.0 scaffold_4, whole genome shotgun sequence genome, tcccccaccccaggaggagACGGGCAAGCCTGAGGCCAGGGAACGAAACAGACACAGGAAGGAGAGTGCCCGCTGGGCACGCACACTGTCCTGACACATCTGTAGACTCTTTGTGGGACTCTGGAAACGGAAGTGAAGCCTGGGGCGGTGTACCCCATCACCTAAACCCAAGTCCACGGCACGACACCGAGGGCCCTCGAACACAGCTTGAACCGTGCGGGTCCACAAACCTGTGGGCGTTGTTTCCCCAAATGAGGACCACagtgcacgtgcactctctcttccTGACGATGCTCTCACTCGTGTTTCCCTTCCTCTAGCCTACctccctgtgaggacacagcacaCGGTGCACAGAGCACGCACGCACGTGTGTGCCTCGACTGCGGTTATCAGCAAGCCTTCCATCCATAGCACGCTGGTAGCAGTTAAGTTTCCGGGAAATCAGGAGTTACGCGCGGATTTTCAAGTGCGCGGGGCATCAGCGCCCCTAACCCCTATGCTGTTCAAGGTCACCTGCATTTACTTCCCCAGGGACAACTTCTGACCCCAGGAGGCAGAGGGCCGACAGTAGAACTGCAGGGTCTGGAGACGGCTGCCTCATCGGCCGCCaatgattttatgatttcctgTCAAGACCCAACTCCTGAGACAAACGAAGAGTGAAAACAAGTTTTACCATTCTTTCTAACTTCTCTGGAGGATTTATAAACCCAAGCCTGccaatatttttctatttaattcgaACCAGAGCCAATCAAAGAGCTGTGATACACTCCTGCCAACGTGTCCACTCGTGCGGTTCAGCCAGCCACCGAGGCGGCTTCGGAGACGGCGGGATCCCCCGAGTCCGATCTGTCTCCCGGGACTGCAGTTACCGTGTGCTGCCGGGgcgggcccggggggggggggacagggacGCTGCCACGGAGAGCAGGACACTCCGCACAGGTCAGCCCCGAGCCTCCCAGGTTGGCCTCAAGTCTGTGCACCTGCTCTGGCCGTCCGAACCAGGGTTACAGCGGAGGAAACGCTCCCGGCTGTAGTCGCGTGGTCTCTCCTCCTTCCACCGGTTCCGGAAGAGCCGGCACAGCAAGCAGTGACGACCGTCACAGAATCAGAAAAGACCTTCACGAGCAGACGGCAGCAGGTTTGACGACAGAACTCTCAAACAATCCACTTTAAAAGCCAATCAGATCAGCAAGACACCTGGCTTGGAAATATGTCTGCCCCTGAAAACAGCGTTTCTGACTAGCAGCTAAAGCcagttataaaatacagaaatcccagggggcgcctgcgtggctcagtgggtgaagcgtctgcctcggctcacggctcacgtcatgatcccagggtcctgctcaacgggagtctgcttctccctctgcctctgcctgcagctccccctgcttgtgcactctctctctgagtctctgtgtcaaataaacgtaatcttaaaaaaaaaaaccaaaacagagacCCGATCACAATGGGGGAAAAACACTAGGGGGCGCCCATTCCCACCAGCCTTCCGCAGAGAAGCCACGGAGCCTGAGGCCGTCAGGGTGACCGGAGTGGGCAGGGACCCCTGCTTCTGCACATCGGGGCAACGTCCTAAAGACCTCATGTTTCTCCAAATGAACATGTATTTAAGGTCAGTACAGTTAAAACCCCAAACACTTTTGCCCAGTGCTGGGTAAGATGATTCCAAAGTTCTTTGTCAGAACAAAGAGCACCCGTGGCATGAGGTCTGGAATCACAGTTATGTGCTGCTCTGACatctggggggctgggggccctcctggtctCCTGAGACGCACGAGCATAAGCCCCCTGCCCGTTCTGTTCCTACAGAGAAGGCCAATACACCCTCAGCCCAATTCGCCTCCCCAACCCTCCTTAGTGCACACAGGGACCGGGAGCGGCGCCCGCTGACCCCTGCGTCCCAGCTGTCAGGCTTCAGTTCCACGCCAGCCCCAGAATGACTGACACCACCTGCACCTTCTCTCGGGAAGCAGGGGCATCGCCACCTGTCCTGACTGCGGagcctgcctcccacagcccctggcttgttccctgctccccgccccccacactGTGGATCTCATCTGTGCCATGCCAGGCGTTCAGCCAGCCCCATGGCCCTAAGGCAGGAACTTCATTTCATAGGAGAATTATCAAAAGTGCCCCCATCcgaaaggtgttcaacatcattagtcatcagtgaaatgcaaactaaaaccacagagAGATGCCACTTGACACCCACCAGATGGACTAAAGTGAAGACGACTGATCACCCCAGGTGCTGGCAGGGATGTGGGACGACGGGAACGCCCGCGCCACTTGGAGGAGGGTGACCCGGCACAGCCACTCCGGGAAAACGTCTGCAGACCTACTACGCACGGTGACCCCCGCGACCATGCTCCTCAGTACACGCCCAGTGGGGTGAGCGTGGGACGGTGCCCCCCCGACGCACGTGTACCGCAGTCCCGCGTGGACACCTGCAGGGAGCCAAGCAGCCGCCACACAGACTGCAGGGACACAGGCGCCTCCGACACACGCCTGGACGACAGTCAGATGAAACAGCACGTGATCTCCTTCACGGGAAGGGCCGTGCAGGCAGCCCTACTGTGCTGATGCAGAGTCCAGGGCTGACACGGGTCCTGACGCGGTCAGGCTGCCAGCGCTGAGTGGGGGTTACCTGCGTACACGTGTGCACCCTCGCTCCACTCCGTGAACAGGCGTAGGTGTACGCACACGTGTGTGTCTGCCAGACAGTACCGTCCGCAAGGACAGGGAGACAGCGTGTGCACTTCATTCAAACTCAGGCCTCATCTCAACGCCTTAACAGCGCAGGCTCAGGATGCCCGGGGCCCCCGGTCCAGGACTGGTCTCTGTGGGGTCTCGTAGAGGGTTAACAGCCCCACGGAGAGAGCACCTGGAAACCCTACCATCTGCAGACAGAAGGGGACACGTCAGGACAGGGGGGGCCGGACCGTGCCGAGCAGGGCTCTCAGTGCAGACGCCGCCGAGACACGGCGTGCCAACACGTCCAGGAAATAGTCCCCACGCACCATCCTGGGACACAGAGGGACCCCGTGCGGAGCCAAGGCTGACGGCCTTGCAGGTGGGCCTCCAGACACCGAGGACTGCCAGCAGCCCTCCCAGAAAGCACGCTCTCCCACTGGCTTCCCGACCTCCTGCGGAGAGCGTGCGCCAGCAGCTTTGGTTCGCTGAGCACAACCACACTTTCCAAAGCAGCACAGATTTTGCGAGAGCTCCAAGAGAACAGACTTACCCCAGCAGACGCCCCAGCGTGCAGAGCTCAGCTGACAGAGGGAGCTGGGCGGCAGGACCCTGCTCACCGGGTAGTCCACGCACGCCTTGTTGGTGTGGCACCAAAGACACTGAAAGAGAGGAATGTTCGACAAGCGTCAG contains:
- the PTTG1IP gene encoding pituitary tumor-transforming gene 1 protein-interacting protein isoform X1, producing MAFGGTRGLMQRWEPVLGAVALFLMLLSAAAAQEPSGAACSQNTNRTCEECLKNVSCLWCHTNKACVDYPVSRVLPPSSLCQLSSARWGVCWGKSVLLELSQNLCCFGKCGCAQRTKAAGARSPQEVGKPVGERAFWEGCWQSSVSGGPPARPSALAPHGVPLCPRMVRGDYFLDVLARRVSAASALRALLGTVRPPLS